The Aphelocoma coerulescens isolate FSJ_1873_10779 chromosome Z unlocalized genomic scaffold, UR_Acoe_1.0 ChrZ, whole genome shotgun sequence DNA window AAGAAGCATAGTTTTGATAGAGGTGATGACACCTGTATCTTCCTGTTTCAGAAAATGCAGCTGGAGAGATGTGGACTGCTTGCACAGACACCAGCAAAACCAGAAACTGCAGCTTTTGTCAAGGCATTGTCACTCTTATTTGCTTTCTTGGGCATCAAGGACACTTCATGGTCcacaggaggctgaggggatCCACTTCCCACCTCTAGGGTCTTCCACTCCCACTATCCTTTTCATCATGCCCAGGCAGGAGTTTTGTCAGCTCAGAGTCAAAATCACAGACTTCCAGATTTGCGTTGGAAGTGAATCTTCCTTCCCTGGTGTCTCAGTGCCCCACATCCCCTGAAGCATCCCTTTCCTATTTCTGGGCATCTGTGCTGTAAGCTGGGAATCCACTGCACAGTCTAAATGGGTCTGTTCAAACATAGAGGCTCAATCCAGGCTGTGCTCATGTGAGAAAGCAGCTCTTTCCCAGGCTCTCCATGCTGGGGAGGGAcacccagcacagctgccaAGGAGCATGGAGTGGGTGTAGAATCCAAATAGGGATTCAGCGCAGAACCCAGAGGAGATGGCTGGTGATACAGCTCAGCTTCTCACTTCCCACTGCTTGTGCTGCATGCAGGGAAGGTGTCTGGAGAGGCCCTGGACCAAGCTATGGAGCAGCCTTCAGGTATTACCctttaggcgcagccctttagGCTTGTCCCGCCACCAAGATGCCTCGGATCTTACCTTTCAGGCACCTGCCTGGATGCTGGGCTCCCTGGGGAAGAGGTTGTGGTTGTGTCTGTGCATGTAGGGCTCTGGGGACCCTGTAGCAGCCTTGCAGCAGCACCTTTTACCACCCACCTTCTCCTAGCACACCACAGCCATTCCCACTGACCTCTGTGAAGAAGGCTCCCTGCAAGGATACACTGGGAGCGGGGTAAGTGGAAAAGATCATCGCTGTGGCAGTTGGTCCCGACACTGTAAGGTTTCCTTGGGTGTAGTCATAAATAGCATCTAGGAGAAGTGGGAATTACGGAAGTTAGCACAGCGTTCATCCcacaggacacacacacacaagtccACCTGTTGCAGCCAGCACAGACATCAGGTAGAAGGGAGGCAATGGAAGACGTGATGGAGGTGACACACTCCTCGCAGGGCATGAACTCACCAATATCTGTTACCCACACACTTTGATCTGCAGTCGCTTCCTTACACCTACcaactccctgtccctgctccaggagcctgGGGTAGCCTGGATGGTCTGCAGGCAGTGGAGGCCTCCAACCCTCTGCCCCTCAGAGACTTGAGACATGCTAGAGACAGTGGGTGGTGGGTCCTCTGCTCACAGCTCAAAACCCCTGATGGCTGCAAACCTGTGTTCCACAGACCAGCAGAGTCCccccagagctccagcagcacctaATACATGGTAGCTCATGTAAATAAAGCTCCTGCAgacctggaaacaaaatgctGACAAAATGCAGCTACTGCCCTTCTGCTGAAGACAGGTTTTGGAAAGTGGGAATGCCCTGAGTAAAAGGAGCTGTGTTCTCCAGGAATTGTGTATCCTTCCCAGAGGTATATCTGGGACCTGCTCTGAACTTGAGCTGTGAAGTCTGTCCCACAAGCCAGGAGCTTGCCCTTCTCACCCAGAAATCATGCTAGGTACTGTAAAAGGACATATTTTTGGAAAGACTGTGAGCTGAATGAAATTATACCTACAGCAACCTCTGTGATAAAAGACACGACCCTACCATAGTAGAGGGCAAAGACGGTGGCTGCTGCCATAAAGGAGCCCAGGAACTGGCCGGCTATATAAGCTGCAAGCTTTGTCCAGGAGAGGTTTCCTAAAACCCATTGGGTAATGGTGATGGCAGCATTCAGATGAGCTCCTgcaaatcacagaaaaaaagaggccTCAACACTGGTGCAGCTGTTTTGGAACATGTGAcatggtggatgccccatccctggaaacagtcatggccaggttggacagggctctgagcaacctgctgcagttgaagatgtccctgctcattgcagggcagttggactggatgaacttgaaaggtctcttccaacccaaaatattCTGAGGTTCTATGCCCCATGCCCCACAGTAATCACCCAGACACTGACCCCGAACAGCAAGACTCTCTCAGGTCAGGGTCTTACTCTAGCACAGACACAAAATGAGCCTTTCTCTCTCAACAGCTGAATCATGCAGGTCAAAGAGCTCCTAGCTAGTCTTCTAAAAATTCTGTAGACCACAGGCTGCCTCCAGAGAGTGGGTCATCTCACCTGTCAGACATACCTCTCTTGGGATGGCATGAGTTTCCCTATAAGTTTCTCAAGGGGCTTCTCCCTACTGAGCTTAAAAAGAGCCCATACCTCAGCACTTTTTATGTGGCTACTGGTAGATGAGGACCTGTGTTTTGATGGAACACTTTCTGTCAAGGAGGTTGGTATCACAATAGTGCTTTTGAAGACTAAATGGATGCAGGTCTGGTGCCCTCAGTGCAAATCACGTGTTCTCCAGGCCTCCTATCCCCAGGAGtctaaaagaaattttttttttcctgcctagGTATAAACTTTGGGGGCCAGCAAATGTTCCAGCCTTCATGACCATCTTCTACTCCAAAAGGGGTAAGATGCAGACACCCATCATTTCATCAAAGTGCAGGACAGAGTGAAGTGAAAGTGCATGTACCACCTGCTGCAGTCCAACAACCACAACTGGAATGGGGGTAGATCCCTTCTTTGATCCTCTGCTCTTATGTGGGTATGGCCAGCCATTTCAGAGATCACAAAAAGCATCTTGTGACACAGATGAAGCCAAATTACTGTCTCAGGAAGGTCTGAAGTTTGCTTTGTAACCATGCTATTGCTGACTGAACTGAGATCCCTTCTGCACTGCCCTCTCTCCTCAACAAATCAGCTCGTTCTCAAAAGTCACTTGGGACTGCAGGACCTGCTTTCCTCAGTCTGCCTTCCCCAGGATGTTTCCACCAGCTccaaaaaggacaagaaaatcAAGAGCTGACTGCTCCTAACTGCTCACATGGAAAAATTTTCCTTTCCAAGCCAGCCCCAAATTTGGACCTCTGTCTGCTCCAACAGTTCAAGAGCAAGGAGTTGCTTTAATTTTCTGCCTATTAGAGCCCTTAATGTCTTCTCTTGGTGGAAATGAATGCAGAAATTGCAGAAGGCAAAGCTAATGCTCCTGTCATGTGGGGGATGCCACCCCGTGGCCCCAAAACACCACTTCCCACGTTCATGTGGGGCATCTGTGCATGGGTGTGTGTGATAAGGAGAAAATTTGCATACCATTCCTTTTGCAACATCAGCAGTAAGCTCTCCTTTGCAATAAATTATTTACTTCTCCATGGGTCGTATCAGCAGCACGTTTTGGGAGCTCCCTGTCTGCTTGGGCCATGCTGGCATGGGCCAAATGGGGGAGTTGCTGAAACCTGGCTCTCCTGGCCACAACAGAAGGGAGTGGCCAATTCTCCTCAACTCTCCCTGTCCCACTTGCCCTGTCACAGCTCAGAACACAAGTTTGGGGTCAGTATTCTGTACATATGTTGGGCATGCCTGGCTTCTCCTGCTTTTCTTGCCTGGGTGCTCTaggactgcttttttttttttgtgaaggcACTGCCCCCCTCCACACCCCACTCCTCCTGTCCCCAACGCACGTGGCCTTTATGGGACATGGATATGCCCCATGCCTGAGTGTGCTGCTCACCAGATACTCCTCTAGCCGCATAGATGCCCATGGTAACACCAATGCCAAATGCCATATTGATGCTCAGATACTGACCGGTGTTTCCTTTTCCTAATACCACTTGTGCCACAGAGGACAAGCCAAAAACCTGtgtaaaaagaaagagagaaaagagtgtTAAAAGTGTTCTTGTTGCTGTGGTAGACTGAGCTCCTTTGCTActttttctgcaaaaataaTGAGCTCCAAAAGACAGGAAGTCTCTAAAGTGACCATGGTCTGAAGACAAAGAACAACCTTACCCTGCAAAAATTGAAGTGATGTCTGAGACTGGTGCCCATCAAACCAAACTAGGCACTCTCATTATGGTTGGGTATGGAGATACAAACCCCAAACACTCACACCAAGAGCTGGGGCTCCATGGGGGTCATTCACACAGCCACACTGCAGATGCCTCAGCCTGAAACCAGGGACATGAACCAGAGGAGCATCACTGTGGACCACCAGGAGACAACATCCAAGACAGATGGAAGGAGGGAGTGCAAATTCTTACTGTCCTTCTTTTCCTGGTGTGCAATTTATTGACTAAAAATGTAGTTTGGGCAGCATACAGCTGTTTGCAAAACTCAGCACTAATTTTGGTAACATTCcagtgaaagaaaggaaattctgGTTTAACTTTTCCATTAAACACATATATTTTCAGTTTGGAAACAGCCAaagtttcaatatttttttagtGACTAAAGGagaatcagagaaaaaaactaaaagTAAACACTCTCCAGCAGGAAAACATATATTCAAGACATTGCTCTGTCCTGAAAGAGGGAATTCTATTTCATGCTTTTGATGTGGTAAGAGTGGAAAAATCAGTTCTTTGCGTGCTCTTACACCAAAGTCTGGAGAAGGACAAGGCATTTCTTCAGGTTTCTGCCTAAAAAACCACTGAGGGTTTGGAAAGTTTATCCTGTTACTTGGACTGCACTGATGTTTATCCAAGGTGACATGTCTTTCAAAGACAAGAAAGTCAGTACGTTTCCAGCATATAAACTTCTGCTTTGGCTTGTACTGTTTAACTGTGATCTTTTCTGGCTACTCCGCCTGCATCCAAATTTTATCTCATGTGTCTGCTTCCCCTCATTGCTTACAGACATCACCCAAATCCCCTGTTCTCCAGACATGCTGCTCTTCTTATCTCTCTTGTAGACACAGACCACACTCTGCGCTCTGCGCAAAGCTACAGCCCCCACAGTGTGAGCCCTTCTCAGTCTGCCTCAGCAAAAGCCCCCAGAAACAGTTTGTGATGTCCCCCTAACATCTGCAAATTACACAAATTCTGTATATGCATCTCTGATTTTTCCAAAGCCAGACCCAAGAGACAACAAATGTGTAAGGTGCAGGTATTGCAGGAGAGCACACAGGTGCAGAGAGAGCAGTGCAGGGCAGGAGACATGACTGAGCATAAACAGCattatcctgaaaaaaaaaccatgataggccacagaatctgtttttcAGCACAGATCCAAACCTCTGGTTTTTTCCTGCATCCTCACAGTcccaaaacatttattttaattccttcTTCCCTAGGCCTTGTGCTGCTTAGTCCTGCTGCCGGGTTCCTCTTACCAACGCTTCCTGTCCATTAAACTGAGAGGCCCTGGGGTGAGTGTTGTGGTCCAAATAACAGCCATTCAGGCATCCTGGAGATGCATCCAGCACATTGCCTGTTGCACTGAGGGCCAAGGCGCTGCTGAAGAGTTGGGTGCTGTATGCTTTGTTCTGATGCTGGATGTTGCCTGTCTTCAGCCCATGTGCAGTGCCctcctcttctctcttccctctcaTGGATCAGTGATGGAAGAGCCAGTGTGAGCAGCAGGCTGCAAAATCTGCCTTGAACTGTCAGAGTGCAGAGTAAAGTCTCCACCTCATACTGCGTCCCTGGCAGGACAACCCTGAAGTTGTCCTTTGTCACCTGGGAACTTCTACCACCAAATAACAGAGaatgaaaaaagcaaaatggtttgctgagctgctgcatACGAGTCACAGATGTCTGTACTCTGCACAGACACTGAGGTGTGGCACTCTGGGTGCAAAACTACCTGGGAGTGTAATTCAAAGAGCTAGATGTGCAAAATGATGAGATAGAAAGCAACCATGCTCTGCACAGGCAGTTGTTGCCCTTGGAAATGAGAGCCTTTCGTGGTACAGAAAGCTGTGTCAGAAGGTCCCTATGCTTACACAAATCTTAACTTCTTCCTCTGTAAATCTCCAAGTACTAGTTATTTGGGTTATGCCCAGCCTTTGCATGCCAGCCTCTGTTCAGTCTCAGCAGAGGCTAAGTCCTGATGTAGCAAATTTGCACAGACAGATAGTGGGCCTTCTCAGAGGGAGGATCTCATTCTGCCATGTTGATCCAACACTCAAAGTCTCTGGTCTCAGTGGGTACTTCACCCCCACCAGGGATCAATCCTGACTGCAAAACCTTCCTAGTCCTCTACCCAAACACTTCTGAAGCAGGCCAGGAACTCCAACCCACTTAATTATTTCTTTGTGAAACAGATCCCTCAGGCAAGGGGGCCGTTTATGTATGATTTACATAAGCACAGGGGCAGTTTATGTACGATTTACATAAGCACTATTCGACTGGCAGCAAGAAAATCAAAAGTGAAATCCTGGCATGCTTCACACCCTGTAATTGCATTTCCTAATGCTGGGTTGTGGTTCTGGAGAATTTCTCTGGAAAGTTCATTACCCTGGCAACCCCAAGAGGAAGACAGATGAATGCTGTTTTCGTTTCACAGCTGACAGTGATAGAAGAGTCAGGGTCTGCTTTCCAGGGTCTGCTCCCCAGCTACACCACACCTCTGgaacagcaggaagaaaagcctCAATTCACTCTCTGGGATCTTTCAGGGGGTGTGACACAATCATTTTAGACACTGATCTTTGACTTCATTCCCAAACGCTTCCTCAATTTTCTCCTAgaagaaaactgaaagagcaagatgtccagagaagggcagtggagctggggaagggtcagGAGCACAGGTTTGataaggagcagctgcaggacctggggatgttcagcctggagaagaggaggcttaGGGAGGTCCTGATCACTCTCTCCAGCTCCTTGACAGGAGGGTGTAGTGAGGGGAGGggtggcctcttctcccaagtaacaagtgacaggacaaaaggaaatggcctcaaattgtgccaggggaggatTAGATTTGAGGAAAAATCTGTTCACCAacagggttgtcaagcattggaacaggctgcccagggaagtggtgttTTTTACAGATATTACATATATATAACACCTTGGAGGTGtctaaaagacatgtagatgtggcacttagggacatgctTTAGACGGTGGCCttgacagtgctgggttaattgTTGAACtcttaaaggtctttcccaacagAAATGATTCATCTACTTCACTCTCTCCCAGCGCTCACCTCCCTTTCCCTGCATTACTTTTGTGCTCCAGAAGGTTTTTGGCACATGGTCTGCCTGCCAGGAAACTGCCATCCCACCAAAGCAGAGGGGTGAGCAGTAGCAACCAACCACTGAGCAACCCTGAGGATGTGCTAGGAAACCACTGACCTTACAAATTGCTGCCTTAATTGgtcgcacacacacacacacgcacagaCTCCTCCTTACCATGAGGATGAATGTTCCCAGTGCttctgccagcagctccctcatGGTACAGTTACGAATCTTGATCGCCTTCTTAGTCTTCTCCAACATTGTCCTCCCCACCTCCATACAGCTGACTCGCTGCTCCTGTTGTGACGGCACACTTCATTGCGCTGAGCCAAGTTACCCTTTGAAACTTGGCACCCTCTCTTCACCCCCAGACACCTTCTCTCCTTTGGTTAACCATGAACAAGCCAATAAAGCAGCCGCTAGCTTCAGAGTCTTTCCCCGCTTCCCTCCCCCCCATATGTCATCCTATAAAAGCTGTATGGTGGGAATGCAATATTTCTGTCATGAGGCATTGGTGATACTGTCCCTCTGCCCAGGAGCAGCCTAACCCCAGAACAGTGGAGCTGTCAGTAGCCTTGATACACTCCTAAAGCCTGTCTTTCTCCTTAGCCTTTTCTACAGGAACTGAACAGGAATTTGGGCTCTGCTCTGCATTGTAACCCATTGACTGGTGGTTTGATGCCAGTTTTTTTAAACAGGTGGGGTTGGGACCATTTGCCTGTGCAGGACTATTTGGATGCCTCTTCTGCAGTGATGATGCTCTGCTGtctgcagctgggaagagcACAATGCATTGTTTCAGGTCAAATATTTGCTCTTGTTGAATGCACCTGTGTCTGCAGATGCCGTCACACTCGCAAAGAGCCTTCCTACCAGCCACCCCATCTGTCCTCTCATGTAGGGCAAGGAGAAGCCAACCTCAGCAATGGTCTCAAGAGACCTTCCATCTCAcctggctgccagagcagaaccattgctgccctgattcctcctccatctccagaTTCCCTCTGTCTATCTCCCTGCTCACCAGGTGCTCTTATCTCTCCACAATGAAAAGGTTTTAGCACCTTTGGTTAATCATGGAAAAACATATCCGCTGAACACTCAAGACCTTTTCCCTTGAGCATTTTCTGGTTCTTTGCTGGTTTTCTTCGCCTTCCTCTCAAcctgctgcagcttctc harbors:
- the LOC138103075 gene encoding aquaporin-7-like isoform X2 — encoded protein: MEVGRTMLEKTKKAIKIRNCTMRELLAEALGTFILMVFGLSSVAQVVLGKGNTGAHLNAAITITQWVLGNLSWTKLAAYIAGQFLGSFMAAATVFALYYDAIYDYTQGNLTVSGPTATAMIFSTYPAPSVSLQGAFFTEFTATVMLILGVLVIHDEKNNAALKGAQPMLSGMLVLGIGLGMGLNTGYAINPSRDLPPRIFTAMAGWGMDVFTADHSWWWVPVTAPILGCLAGVFIYKACIDFHNEPDHETENKKEEAGTETSKL
- the LOC138103075 gene encoding aquaporin-7-like isoform X1, producing MEVGRTMLEKTKKAIKIRNCTMRELLAEALGTFILMVFGLSSVAQVVLGKGNTGQYLSINMAFGIGVTMGIYAARGVSGAHLNAAITITQWVLGNLSWTKLAAYIAGQFLGSFMAAATVFALYYDAIYDYTQGNLTVSGPTATAMIFSTYPAPSVSLQGAFFTEFTATVMLILGVLVIHDEKNNAALKGAQPMLSGMLVLGIGLGMGLNTGYAINPSRDLPPRIFTAMAGWGMDVFTADHSWWWVPVTAPILGCLAGVFIYKACIDFHNEPDHETENKKEEAGTETSKL